In a single window of the Notamacropus eugenii isolate mMacEug1 chromosome 4, mMacEug1.pri_v2, whole genome shotgun sequence genome:
- the CDC37 gene encoding hsp90 co-chaperone Cdc37, with protein sequence MVDYSVWDHIEVSDDEDETHPNIDTASLFRWRHQARVERMEQFQKEKEELDKGCRECKRKVAECQRKLKELEVAEPKGGQAEVQRLQAEAQQLRKEEKSWEQKLDELRKKEKNMPWNVDTLSKDGFSKSVFNIKPDKEEDSEEQKEQKHKTFVEKHEKQIKHFGMLRRWDDSQKYLSENPHLVCEETANYLVIWCIDLEVEEKCALMEQVAHQTIVMQFILELAKSLKVDPRACFRQFFTKIKTADQQYMEGFTDELESFKERVRGRAKVRIEKAMKEYEEEERKKRLGPGGLDPVEVYEALPVELQKCFDIKDVQMLQDTISKMDPAEAKYHMQRCIDSGLWVPNAKAAGGQEKGEDEAPASDLVGEARKGRVEEKEKGNV encoded by the exons ATGGTGGATTACAGCGTGTGGGACCACATCGAGGTGTCAGACGATGAGGACGAGACGCACCCCAACATCGACACGGCCAGCCTCTTCCGCTGGCGGCACCAG GCACGAGTGGAACGCATGGAGCAATttcagaaggagaaggaggagctaGATAAAGGATGCAGGGAGTGTAAGCGGAAAGTGGCCGAATGTCAGCGGAAACTGAAGGAGCTGGAGGTGGCTGAGCCCAAAGGCGGCCAAGCAGAGGTACAGCGACTCCAGGCAGAGGCCCAGCAGCTGCGGAAGGAGGAAAAGAGCTGGGAGCAAAAGCTTGATGAACTGCGCAAGAAGGAGAAAAACATGCCGTGGAATGTAGACACGCTGAGCAAGGATGGCTTCAGCAAA AGTGTGTTCAATATTAAGCCAGACAaggaggaagattctgaggagCAGAAAGAACAGAAGCACAAGACCTTTGTagagaagcatgagaagcagATTAAGCACTTTG GCATGCTTCGGCGCTGGGATGACAGCCAGAAGTACCTATCTGAAAACCCACACCTGGTCTGCGAGGAAACTGCCAACTACCTGGTCATCTGGTGCATTGACCTAGAAGTGGAAGAG aaaTGTGCCCTCATGGAGCAAGTGGCTCATCAGACAATTGTTATGCAATTCATTCTGGAGCTGGCCAAGAGCTTAAAGGTGGATCCCCGGGCCTGCTTCAGACAATTCTTCACCAAAATCAAG ACAGCCGACCAGCAGTACATGGAAGGCTTCACAGATGAGCTAGAGTCCTTCAAAGAGCGGGTGAGAGGCCGTGCCAAAGTGCGGATTGAGAAAGCTATGAAGGAGTATGAGGAGGAAGAGCGGAAGAAGCGACTGGGCCCTGGGGGTCTAGACCCCGTGGAGGTCTATGAGGCACTGCCTGTG GAGCTCCAGAAATGCTTTGACATTAAGGACGTACAGATGCTTCAAGACACCATCAGCAAAATGGACCCTGCG GAAGCAAAGTATCACATGCAGCGTTGCATCGACTCAGGCCTCTGGGTCCCCAATGCAAAGGCAGCTGGAGggcaggagaaaggagaagatgaagCCCCAGCTTCAGACCTTGTGGGTGAGGCCAGGAAGGGCAGGGtcgaagaaaaggagaaaggcaaCGTCTGA
- the TYK2 gene encoding non-receptor tyrosine-protein kinase TYK2 isoform X5, with product MDEFVAGDQWHASSRLPNWGGPVSQRVRRRLRWRRRGGGGGPLRGSAWGLGAGLSWTLTGDPGLGPEAREQRGAGGVRESGGDNLGGENSEVGGRKRPFSWQKVKMPLCHCAARHNDSDGERGYPSSSGIKVLLHWSNGNDQYVTYSQGTMTAEEVCIHIAQKVGITPLCYNLFALYDTQAQIWLPPNHLFEIMKDTNQTLQFRMRYYFRNWHGLSPQEPAVYRSMPRGVEVSEEKICIEPGCALLDRASFEYLYEQGKFEFVNDVASLSDLHSEAEIHHFKNESLGMAVLHLSHLALQRGVPLDEVVRKTSFKDCIPRSFSRQIQQNNSLTKFRLRNVFQKFMRRFHLQTVGPGRLSEQDIMFKYLATLEQLAPRFGTERFLALTLALATEAERDLCYVNSSEQGPTVPPGATLSLAEQAPTHEVLVTGTSGIHWRLLQVEDSDLEISLSRSSFAKKSKIREAESQKPSQLPTERKENPWTYFCDFQDITHVVVKENNVSIHRQDNKCLVGARTGEVGQKGWGGTAEGWEDNSNGKNLANASFPYPQELTLASPMMALSLVSLVDGYFRLTADSSHYLCHEVAPPRLVMSIQNGIHGPLQESYVLSKLKREEVEDGLYLIRWSSFDFHRLILTVARKDQAFGAQGLRYKHFRIEERGLTFQLEGWDQAFSSVRELTAALQGCTLRSSSGSGPGSMLESFTLSKCCLPRAGEISNLIITRQRPKEGPKPLNLSQLSFHQIRKEEITQLAHLGQGTRTNIYEGLLHVGGGVGAEDEEEDNFPSEPNNNHRDLRVVLKVLDPSHRDIALAFFETASLMSQVSHIHLAFVHGVCVRGSENIMVAEHVEHGPLDVCLRREKGHVPVAWKITVAQQLASALSYLEDKNLVHGNVCAKNILLARCGLGDGTQPFIKLSDPGVSVTALSREERVERIPWIAPECVPSGTGLSTAADKWSFGTTLLEICFDGEAPLQGRTPSEKERFYEKRHRLPEPSCKELATLISQCLTYEANQRPSFRTILRDLTQLQPQNLVDITTVSLELPASDPTVFQKRYLKKIRDLGEGHFGKVSLYCYDPTNDGTGEMVAVKSLKAGCSSQLLSSWQREIEILRTLYHEHIVKYKGCCSDQGEKMVQLIMEYVPLGSLRDYLPKHSLGLAQILLFAQQICEGMAYLHSQHYIHRDLAARNVLLENDNTVKIGDFGLAKAVPEGHDYYCVQEDGDSPVF from the exons ATGGATGAGTTTGTTGCAGGAGACCAATGGCATGCGAGCTCTCGGCTGCCCAACTGGGGAGGCCCTGTCAGTCAGAGGGTCCGGCGGCGGCTGCGGTGGCGTAGGCGCGGAGGCGGAGGAGGACCGCTTCGTGGTTCGGCCTGGGGGCTGGGCGCTGGGCTGAGCTGGACGCTGACAGGTGACCCGGGGCTCGGGCCCGAGGCCAGGGAGCAGCGCGGCGCTGGAGGCGTCCGGGAGTCCGGCGGG GACAACCTGGGTGGAGAGAACTCTGAAGTGGGGGGCCGAAAGCGCCCCTTCAGTTGGCAGAAGGTCAAGATGCCACTATGTCACTGTGCTGCAAGACACAATGACTCCGATGGAGAGAGGGGCTACCCCAGCAGCAGTGGCATCAAGGTTCTCCTCCACTGGAGCAATGGGAATGACCAGTATGTGACCTACAGCCAGGGTACCATGACTGCAGAGGAAGTCTGCATTCACATTGCACAGAAAGTGG GGATCACCCCACTCTGCTACAACCTCTTTGCATTATATGATACCCAGGCCCAAATCTGGCTGCCTCCTAACCACCTCTTTGAGATCATGAAGGACACCAACCAGACCCTACAGTTTCGAATGAG GTATTACTTCCGAAACTGGCATGGTCTGAGCCCCCAGGAGCCAGCTGTGTACCGAAGCATGCCTCGAGGTGTTGAGGTCTCTGAGGAGAAGATCTGCATTGAGCCGGGATGTGCTTTGCTGGACCGAGCCTCCTTCGAATACCTCTACGAACAg GGGAAGTTTGAGTTTGTCAATGATGTTGCATCACTTTCGGACCTACACAGCGAAGCAGAGATACATCACTTCAAGAACGAGAGCCTAGGCATGGCTGTGCTGCACCTTTCCCACCTTGCCCTACAGCGTGGTGTCCCCTTGGATGAGGTTGTGAGAAAGACCAG CTTCAAAGACTGCATCCCACGCTCCTTCAGCCGACAAATCCAGCAGAACAATTCTTTGACTAAATTCCGCCTAAGGAACGTCTTCCAGAAGTTTATGCGACGTTTCCATCTGCAGACAGTGGGTCCAGGACGTCTTAGTGAACAGGACATTATGTTCAAATACTTGGCTACGCTGGAACAGCTGGCCCCACGCTTTGGCACCGAGCGCTTTCTTGCCCTGACCTTGGCATTGGCCACAGAGGCGGAAAGAGATCTGTGCTATGTCAATAGCAGTGAGCAAGGGCCTACTGTTCCACCAGGAGCCACTCTCTCCCTTGCTGAACAGGCTCCTACTCATGAGGTTCTAGTGACAGGCACAAGTGGTATCCATTGGCGGCTTCTTCAGGTGGAG GATTCTGACTTGGAAATCAGCCTCTCTCGAAGCTCCTTTGCTAAAAAGTCCAAGATCCGGGAGGCAGAGAGCCAGAAGCCAAGCCAGCTACCCACTGAGAGGAAAGAGAACCCCTGGACCTATTTTTGTGACTTCCAAGATATCACTCATGTTGTGGTCAAGGAGAACAATGTCAGCATCCACCGTCAGGACAACAAGTGCCTGGTCGGAGCCAGAACAGGGGAAGTGGGCCAGAAAGGCTGGGGTGGGACTGCTGAAGGCTGGGAGGATAATTCTAATGGGAAAAATCTTGCTAATGCCTCCTTCCCCTATCCCCAGGAACTGACTCTCGCTTCACCTATGATGGCCCTCTCTCTGGTATCTCTGGTGGATGGTTACTTCAGGCTGACAGCAGATTCCAGCCACTACCTGTGCCACGAGGTGGCCCCCCCTAGACTGGTGATGAGCATTCAAAATGGCATCCATGGGCCCCTgca GGAGTCTTATGTCCTGTCCAAACTGAAGCGAGAGGAGGTAGAAGATGGTCTCTACCTTATCCGCTggagttcctttgacttccatcGCCTCATCCTGACTGTGGCCCGGAAGGACCAG GCATTTGGAGCACAGGGTCTCCGTTACAAGCATTTCCGCATTGAAGAGCGGGGCTTGACCTTCCAGCTGGAAGGCTGGGATCAAGCCTTTTCCAGTGTACGTGAGCTCACTGCGGCCCTGCAAGGCTGCACGCTGCGATCCAGCTCTGGCTCTGGTCCTGGTTCCATGCTAGAGAGCTTCACACTCAGCAAATGCTGCCTGCCTCGAGCAGGAG AAATTTCCAACCTGATCATTACTCGACAGCGTCCTAAGGAAGGCCCCAAGCCACTCAACTTGTCCCAGCTCAGCTTCCACCAGATCCGCAAGGAAGAGATCA CTCAGCTGGCTCACCTGGGCCAGGGTACCCGGACCAACATTTACGAGGGACTGCTACATGTGGGAGGTGGAGTGGGAGctgaggatgaggaagaagataaCTTCCCCTCAGAACCCAACAATAACCATCGGGACCTTCGAGTAGTGCTGAAGGTGCTGGACCCAAGTCACCGTGATATTGCTCTG GCATTTTTCGAGACAGCCAGCCTAATGAGCCAGGTCTCCCATATCCACCTGGCCTTCGTCCATGGTGTTTGTGTCCGGGGCTCTGAGA ACATCATGGTGGCAGAACATGTAGAACATGGGCCGCTGGATGTATGTCTACGCCGGGAGAAGGGCCACGTGCCTGTGGCCTGGAAGATTACTGTGGCCCAGCAGCTTGCCAGTGCTCTCAGCTACCTA GAGGATAAGAACTTGGTTCATGGTAATGTTTGTGCCAAGAACATCCTGCTGGCAAGGTGTGGCCTTGGGGATGGCACTCAACCCTTCATCAAGCTTAGTGATCCTGGAGTCAGCGTCACTGCCCTCTCCAGAGAGG AGAGGGTAGAGCGCATTCCCTGGATCGCCCCAGAGTGTGTACCCAGTGGGACTGGCCTCAGCACAGCTGCTGACAAGTGGAGCTTTGGAACAACACTATTAGAGATCTGCTTTGATGGGGAAGCACCGCTACAGGGTCGTACCCCTTCTGAG AAGGAGCGCTTTTATGAGAAGAGACACCGGCTCCCTGAGCCCTCATGCAAGGAGCTAGCCACCCTCATCAGCCAGTGCCTCACCTATGAGGCCAACCAGCGACCCTCCTTCCGAACCATCCTCCGTGATCTCACCCAGCTGCAGCCCCAGA ACCTCGTTGATATCACCACTGTAAGCCTAGAGTTGCCAGCCTCAGACCCCACCGTTTTTCAGAAACGCTACCTGAAGAAGATCCGAGACCTGGGAGAG GGCCACTTTGGCAAGGTGAGCCTCTACTGCTATGACCCAACTAATGATGGGACAGGTGAGATGGTGGCCGTGAAATCTCTCAAGGCTGGCTGCAGCTCCCAACTCCTGAGCAGCTGGCAACGGGAGATTGAGATCCTTCGAACACTCTACCATGAGCACATCGTCAAGTATAAGGGCTGCTGCAGTGACCAAG GGGAGAAGATGGTCCAGCTGATCATGGAGTATGTGCCACTAGGCAGCTTGCGGGACTACCTCCCCAAACACAGCTTGGGGCTGGCCCAGATTCTGCTATTTGCTCAGCAAATCTGTGAG